Genomic window (Mesorhizobium sp. M4B.F.Ca.ET.058.02.1.1):
ACATCGCTTCGGTGCTGAGCTTCCAGGGCGGCATCCGCGTCGCCTCCTACACGGCCTCGAAGCACGGCGTGCTCGGCATCACCCGGTTGCTCGCCTGCGAGTGGGCGCAGAAGGGCATCAACGTCAACGCCATCGCGCCGGGCTATATCGAGACCAACAATACCGAGGCGCTGCGCGCCGATCCCGATCGCCGCGCCTCGATCATGGCGCGCATCCCGGCCGGCCGCTGGGGCCGGCCGGAAGACATGGGCGACGCGGCCGTGTTCCTGCTGGCGCCGGCGTCCGACTATATGCATGGCGCCGTGGTGCCGGTGGATGGCGGCTGGCTGGCGCGCTGAGAGAGGCGAGATGACCGTGACGAAGATATTCTCGCATGCCGGCGAGGCTGCATGGACGCCGACGCCGGACGGCAACCGCCGGCGCGTGCTCCTCCACACGGACGAGCTGATGATGGTCGAGTTCGGCTTCGACAAGGGTGGCGTCGGCGCGCTGCATTCGCATCCGCATGTGCAGGCGAGCTACGTCGCCGAAGGCCGCTTCGAGGTGACCGTCGACGGCCGGACCGAAGTTCTGGAAGCCGGCGGCAGCTTCATCGTTCCGTCCAATATGCCGCACGGCGTCAGGGCGCTGGAGGCCGGGCGCCTGGTCGACAGCTTCACGCCGCACCGAGCCGATTTCCTCGGCTGATTTTTCTGACCGTAATCTAGCGCGGCAAGGCGTGGTCGCGTCGGCTCGCGGCGAGCAAGCGATGGGTGGCTTCGATAATCGCCTCGGCCGGCGTATCGGAGACTTTCGCCGATCGCCCGCGCCTAGGCGCGGTGACCACCTCGACGGTGTTCGACAGCGGCCGCCAACGTTCCATGTTAGCGCCATTGTTGATGATCACCGCCGGGGTCATGACGGTGGCGAACAGATGCCCCAGACCGCCTTCCATGCCGACATAGGCGGCCGCCATTTCGCCGAGCGCAAGCAGCAGGTCGCTGAATGCTTCGGCATCGAGCCCAAGCTCCGGGCCGACCAGTTGAAGACGGGGTTCCTTCGCGGCAAGGGTCTGCGGGCTCGGTCCGCTGCCCGGGGTGACCAGATAGAGCACCCGGCAGCCGGCATCGATGAGGTTGCCGGCGACGGCGGCGACCTGAGCGTCGCTCATGAACTTGTTGCCCTTGGCGTTGCCGCCAAGAAGGATGAGCGGACGCTGGTCCGCGCCGCGCAACTGACGCGCCATGGCGCGGGCAGCCTTCGGAACGTCCAGCCTGTGGTCGAATGGCAGATGCCTGCCGGCCAGCCGCTCCACCAGCCGATGGTAGCGCCAGGCATTGTGTTCGGGACGCAGCGTCCATCTGACGCCCGCACGCCAGGACAGCATATAGCCGGCAAAATTGGGCTCGTAGCGAACGCCGCGGCCGATGAGCTGCAATCCGGTCACCAGCAGGCCGGGCACGCCGGTGCGGAAATCGACGAGCGTCGTTTGCCCGCCGCGCGGCTTGAACTCGGCGAGGACAGCCGAAAGCGGCGTCACCGCCCTGAAATCGTCGATGAGGGAAGCGACGTGCTTCCGCAAGACACCGGTGAGCGAGGAGTTGCCCATTGTGCCATAGACGATGTGGCTCTGCGGGAAGGCCGTTCTTGCGGCGCGCAATGCCGGCAGCCTTAGCAATCCGTCGCCGAGGGCGTCGTTGCGGGCGTAGAAGATCAGCAGCGGTGCGGTCGAATCCATGCCGGTGCGGAACCCGTGGCTCAGGGCGGAAATGGGCCTCGATCGAGGCGCGCTCTGGTCCGGCCGCTGATACTGAAGCCGTCCTGGGGAGTCAAAGGCGATCTGCCGCGCACCGGAAACAGAAAACCCGCGCCTCCGGGGAGGCGCGGGTATGTTGCCTGGGCGCGTGTGGCGCCGCGGTACTCAAAACATCACCGCAGGACTGGGACGGTGCCGCAACATGGTGAAGATAGGTTTAACGCGGGCTCGAATGAGGTTCACGGCGACGCTCCCGCCTGTGGATAAGCCAGGCCATTTGCAGGCACCTGAAAATGCACGTATCTGACCATGTTCGTGGGCGGAGAGGCAAAGCTTGAACGAAGGCCGGAAAGAGGCTTGTCAGCCCGGGACTCGCGTCGTTCTGGCGGTTCGGCGACATGGGCCCATCATCACGCCGGGCATGCTGCCGGGCGACGATGGCGACAACATCAACGGCCCGTCGCTGATCAGGGTACCCGACTGGCTGCCGGGCCGGCTCGGCGCCTACTATCTCTATTTCGCCCACCACACGGGCACGTATATCCGGCTCGCCTACGCGGATTCGCCGCAGGGTCCGTGGCGGGTCCATCCCGGCGGGGCGCTGTCGCTCGAACAATGCCCGTTCCTGCGAGAGCACATCGCTTCGCCGGACGTGCATGTCGACGATCAGAGCCGCCGCCTGGTCATGTATTTTCACGGACCGACCGAGGCCGGCGGCCGGCGCCAGACGAGTTTTGCCGCAACCTCGCCCGACGGCATCCATTTCGAGCCCCGTCCGGAGCCGCTCGGGCCATCCTATGCGCGGATCTTCCGCCACGGTGGCTGGTGGTACGGGCTTTTCGGCACCGGCACCGTCACGCTGTCGCGCTCCAGCGACGGGCTTTCGGGCTTCGAGCCGGGCCCCGTGTTGTTGCCTGCCTCGGGCCGCCGTCTCTCCCCCAGGCATGTCGCCGTGCAGACATGCGGCGAGCGGCTCAGGGTCTACTACACGCGCCGGGGCGATGCGCCGGAGCGGATCCTCCATGGGACTGTTGATCTCGCGCTGGACTGGCGCCGCTGGAAGGTGCGGGGCATGACCGAATTGCTGCGGCCGTCATGTGGATTCGAAGGCAATGGCGAGCCTGTCCGGCGCAGCCGGACGGGGCTGGCAAGAGGCCGGGAAAACGCCTTGCGCGATCCGGCGATCTTCGAGGAGGACGGCCGGACATGGCTGCTCTATGCCGCCGCCGGCGAGAGCGGCATAGCGCTCGCCGAAATCCATTCGATGCCGGAGCGGATGGCGGACCGGCTTGCCAGAACCATTCGCCAGGTGGCCTCGCCGCTGTCGGAACGGCTTCGACGCCTCGGGATCCGGACCAAGCAGCCCAGGCGGATATTCATAGCCGGCTGCGCGCGCAGCGGAACCACGCTCGCCCGCCGGCTGATGGGCTGTTTCGACGACACCTATGTCCATGAATTCGAATCGCCCTTTCCAAAGCTGCTCGAACTGAAACGCCCGCATGCCAGTCTCGTCGTCAAGCGCACTGCCCAAAGCCACGAGCAGCTATGGCAACTGCCCGCCGGCATCGGCCTGATCTATTGTGTGCGCCATCCTTTCGACGTGCTGACCAGCGCGCATCCGGAGACGGTGCATCTGCGGCCCTTTCATGTCACGACCGAACGCTGGGAGGCGGAGTATGCCGGCTTGAACCGGTTGCGCGAAGCCCAGCCGGCGCGCAAGATCCTCTACCTGCGCTATGAGGATCTGATTGCCGAGCCGGATGCCGCGCAGGCGAGGATCTCCGGCGCGTTCGGCCTCGCGCCGGCGATCCGCTTCAGCGCGGATGCGGACAATCCGATCCGCGCCACCTCGTTGCGGAAATGGGAACGCAATGAGGCGCTCAGGACCTATCTCCAGGGTCTGCCGCCGGCCTTCCTCACCCGCGTCGAGATGTTCTGCCGCGAATTCGGTTATGAGTTGCCGTCAGATCTGAACGCCGGAAAGGGCGAACGTGGAGAGTGAGTCGCGTCATCGAGCGCCTGCAGCGGCGCATGATCCGCCCGCTCGCAGCCGACCAGAACGCAGGTGGCACACGCGGCGGGTGGCGCTCGGGCGATCTTGCCTTTAAGACCATCGCCTCGACCAAACCGGGGACCATCGGGTGATGCATAGATCGGCGGCGAGCGTCCCGGCGGATGCACGGGATGCCAAGCATCGCGTCCTCAAGGACGTGTTCGGCTACGACGATTTTCGCCCCGGCCAGGCCGCTGTGATGGAAGCGCTGCTCAACGGACGCCATGTGCTGGCGGTGATGCCGACCGGCGCCGGCAAATCGCTCTGCTACCAGGTCCCGGCGCTGGTGCTGGGCGGGCTCACCATCGTCGTGTCGCCGCTGGTGGCGCTGATGCAGGACCAGGTCGCGGCGCTGCGTCTGGCGGGTGTGGCCGCCGACACGATCAATTCCTCGCTCGACCGCGAGGCCAATGTCGCCGCCTGGCGCCGTGTCGCGTCGGGCCAGACGCGGTTGCTCTATCTCGCGCCGGAGCGGCTGATGACCGAGCGCATGCTCGATGCGCTGGCCAGGCTCGACGTCCGCCTGATCGCCATCGACGAGGCGCATTGCATTTCGCAATGGGGGCCAGCATTCCGGCGCGAATATGAAGACCTGTCGCGGCTCGGCGGCATCTTCCCGGATGTGCCCGTCATCGCGCTGACGGCGACGGCGGACGAAGGGACTCGCGCCGACATCGAAGCCCGGCTGTTCTCCGGGCGCGTCGAGACCCTGGTGCTGGGCTTCGACCGGCCGAACATCAAGCTTGCCATCGAGGCCAAGCAGGACAGCAAGCGCCAGTTGCTGCGCTTCATCGAACGCCATCCAGGGCGCAGCGGCATCGTCTATTGCCTGTCGCGCAGGAAGACGGAGGAGGTGGCGGCCTTCCTCGAGAAGAACGGCGTCACCGCGCTCGCCTATCATGCCGGCATGAGCAAGGACGCGCGTGAAGCGAATCAAAACGCCTTCATGACGCTCTCCGGCGTCGTCATGGTGGCCACCATCGCCTTCGGCATGGGCATCGACAAGCCCGACGTCGCCTATGTCGTCCACACCGACCTGCCCAGCAGCCTGGAAGCCTATTACCAGGAGATCGGCCGCGCCGGCCGTGACGGCCGGCCGGCAGAGGCGCATATGCTGTTCGGCCTCGGCGACATCCGCACACGCCGCATGTTCATCGAGGATGAGGACGCCTCGCCGGAGCACAAAAGGCGCTCGCATGGCCGGCTCGATACGCTGATCGGCTATTGCGAGACGGCGCAGTGCCGGCGCCAGGTGCTGCTCGGCTATTTCGGCGAACAGGCCGAGCCGTGCGGCAATTGCGACAATTGCCTCGAGCAGGTGCCGCGCGCGGACGGCAGCGCCGAGGCGCGCCTCATCCTTGCCGCCGTCGCCCAGAGCGGCGAACGTTTCGGCGCCGCCCATGTCATCGACATCCTGCTCGGCCACGAAACCGAGAAGGTGCTGGCCAGGAGCCATCACAGGCTTGGAAGCTTCGGCAGCGGGACGGCGCACAAGCGGCCCGCATGGCTGTCGCTGATCCGCCAGCTCGTCGCCGGCGGGTTTCTCGTACCTGATCCCGCCGGTCATGGCGGTCTTGCCATTTCCGAAAACGGCCATGCGCTCGGTCGTGGCGAGGTTTCGTTCGAGTATCGCGTCGAGACGCGGCACCGCGCCATGCGTGGCAAAGCGCGTTCCGGCGAGGGTGGCGGCGCGGAGGCGGACGGCGTGGATGCAGCGCTGCTCGCCACGCTCAAGGCCCTGAGGCTGCGCCTGGCCAAGGAACGCCAGGTGCCGGCCTATGTCGTGTTCTCCGACCGCACGCTGATCGACATGGCCGAGCGCCGCCCGAACGACCTCGACGCTTTCGCCGAAGTGAACGGCGTCGGCGAGGCCAAGCTGAGGGAGTTCGGCGAGATTTTTCTCGAAGCGATTGCGGGGCATCGCGCGGTCTAGGTCAGGCGCAACCGCCGAGACCGAGGGACAAACTCCCGGGCCGCGGACGCCCTGTCTGCCCAGACCACGTCTGGCGATCGCAACCGCGCATTCCGGCCGGCAGTTGCCGAACGCCGATTGGCAGGAGCCACGTTCCGCTGAATTTTTCCCCCGCCGCGGCGAAATTCCGACAAAGGCTGTGCCGGAAAAGCTCTAGGTACGACGCTGCTGGAGGACCCAGCGCAGTTTTTGAGGGCTGTCAGCCCCAAGTGGAATGCACGAATGACGATAATCATCGACAATGCCGCAAATTGGCGCGACATCGCGCGCGTGGGAGACGGCGAAAAGCTGGCGTTGGCGCCGGCCGCCTGGGATCGCATCGCGCATGCGAACCGCATCGTGGCAAGCCTCGTCGAAAAGGGCATCCGCGCCTATGGCGTGAATACGGGCGTCGGGGCGCTTTCGAGCCAGGTGGTGGCGCCTGCCCTCCAGGAGAAGCTGTCGCGCAACATCATTCTCAGCCACGCTTGCGGCGTCGGCGAACTGGCGCCCGAACGCGGGATCCGCGCCATCATCGCCGTGCAGGTGGCAAATTTCGCGCATGGCCATTCGGGCGTGCGGCCTGAGATCGTCCGCAATCTGCTCACCTTCCTTGAGCGCGACTGCATTCCGGAAGTTCCTTCTCGGGGATCCGCCGGATATCTCACGCACAATGCCCATATAGCGCTGGTGCTGATCGGCGAGGGCATGGCAAGGGTCGCCGGGCGCAGGATGAACGGTCGCGAGGCTTTGGCCGAGATCGGCCTCGAGCCGCTGGTGCTGGGCGCCAAGGAAGGTTTGAGCCTCGTCAACGGCACGGCGTGCGCAACCGGCCTGACAAGCATCGCGGTGGCTCGCGCCGAGCGTCTATTGGGTTGGGCCGATGCCGCCGCGGCGCTCACGCTGGAGGCCGCCGGCGGGCAGATGGCGGCCTTCGACGAAGATGTGCTTGCCATGCGGCCTTCGCCCGGCATCCAGTCGGTTGGCGCTTCATTGCGGCGCCTGCTCGATGGCAGCGGGCTGATCGCGGCTGCGCATGGCAGTCGCACGCAAGACGCCCTCAGCCTCCGCGCGGTGCCGCATGTGCATGGCGCGGCGCGCGAAGTGCTTGAGCGCTCCGCGCAACTGGTCGATCGCGAACTGGCTTCGGTAACCGACAATCCCATCGTATCCGGCTCGCTCGATGACCCGCGGGTGTTTTCGCAGGCGCATCCGGTCGCGGCCGCGCTCGGTCAGACCGCCGACAGTTTGACGATTGCGCTGGCGCAGGTCGCCGCCATGAGCGAACGTCGCATCGACCGCCTGGTCAACCCGCTGGTCAACAATCTGCCGGCATTTCTCGCGGCGGAAGGCGGTTGCAACTCGGGCTTCATGATCGCCCAGTACACCGCCACGTCGCTAAGCAACGTCAATCGGCGCCTTGCCGCGCCGGCAGCAACCGACGGCGGCGTGACATCCGGCCTGCAGGAGGATTTCCTCGCCCACCCGACGGTGGCGGCCAACAAGCTCTTGGCGGTCATCGACAACGCCGAATACATTCTGGCGATCGAACTCATGGCGGCCGCGCAGGCGCATGATTTCCTGTCCGACCGCGCGGCACGGGCGCCAGGCACCGATGCCATCTATCGCGCCATCCGCCAGCGCGTCGGGCACTACAGCGACGACCGCCCGCTGTCCTGGGACATGGAAAGGTTGCGCGATTTCATCCGCGAGGCCGATGTGAGGCAGTGAAAGGCGGATGTCGGGAGAGGCTCCGAGCCGCCCTCCTGCGCTAAAGCTTCGGAGGGGCAACCTGCTTCGCGCGACGGAGCGGGCTGTTCGGCGAAGCTCGAAGAGCGAGCAGGATGGCGGAGAGGGAGGGATTCGGTTTCACGCCTATCCTGCTGAAAATGCTAATCTTTTCGCGCTTTTTGTTACGCAGTTTGTTACACTGCTACAACTGCGATTTACAATCGCTCTTTTGAGCTCGCCTGCCCAATCCATCTTATCTGTCGAAACCGACGCAATGGCGCGGCGGTGGATTGGGTCACTCTGTCATAGTATCCGCGCTTCATTAAGTTGACGATGCCGTTTAGACTCGGAGCTGATCCTTTCCGGTCGATCACCAGGATTTGGCGCGCGACCCGGCACCGGCGGTTCGTCTTTGTACGTTTGTGTCATCCAGGCCGGATCAACTCGGCCATCAGGCTTCTCACGACTTATGCATGCGTTTCCCACTTTTATTAGCATTCGGTGCGAACCCGCACCCTGCACCAAACCTGCGACGCCTAAGCTATCGTCCTCGACTTGAGCGTTCCCTGCTTCTCGTGGAAGACGCTAAATTCGCTCGTGCGTTATTGCCGGCCAGCAAAGGCTGCGGGTCGGCGGTGAGGGTGTCGAGGAGCGGCGGCCGTTCCCTTTCACTCAATAGTGCCGCCGGCGCCTGGATGGTTTCCACGACGCCGCCCCCGCAATCGTAGCCGTTGTGATGATCATCGTGCATGCGCTGAGCTGTTGGGGACATGCTGATGGCGGTGCCGGAAGCACCGGAGACATGTGATATCTCGGCAGCGGGCAGAGCGGCTTCTCTGTCGCTGCACAGGAAAGCGTAGAGTTCCTTCACGCAAATGCGGGCGTCCTTCTTGTCTTTTTGAAAGGGCGGGACGAGGGGCAACCTGATATCGGCCTTTTGGTAGAACGGACTGCGCTCTTCGTACAGCTGGTCAACCTTCTGCTCGATGTCGGCGCCTTGCAGCAGCGGCCGGCTGGTGTCCCTCTCGAGGCGCCTGCGGAGCTCTTTCAGCTCGGGTGTCGAGCCAGATCGACCTCGCCTTATTAAGAATCAGGGCTTGATTGGACTCCTTGCCAAAGCAGCCGCCGCCGGTTGCGATGACGATGGGGCCTCTCTCCAGCTGCTTGGCGAGCTCTTTGGTCTCCAGGTCCCTGAAGTGCGCCTCGCCACGGCCAGGGTCGGCGAACATCTCCATCAGATTGCCGTGATCGGCGACGATATGCTTATCGATGTCGACAAACTCCACCCCCAACTCCTTGGCAAGCTGGGCGCCGATGGTCGACTTGCCGCTCGCCGGCATGCCGACGAGCACGACCGGCCGCGTACCGAGGGCCGCGAGGATCTCGCCGGCTTGCGGCGAGCGAGCGACCGCAATCTGTTGTCTTGCGACGATGGGCGACCTGGAGGTCCCTGCCGCCCTCGACCTGCTTTCTCCTGACGAGTCCCAGTGTAATATCTCCCAGGCACCACGGGGAATGGGGACTAGCTGTGAGCTCTGCGCGCGGTGCGCGAGCTCGGCCCGATAACTGGCCGGCGTAGGGAACTCGACCTCGAAGCGATAGTTCTGCGCGGTTCTGAACGCCGTGTGAACGCCGCGTAACCGCGGCCTGTCCATCCTGATGACCCAGTTGGTGGTCTCGACCTCGCTGCAGTCCCGCTCCTCGAAGGCCAGTGCCGCCTTCCTGAAGGCGCGCGTAAAAGCCTCGTCCGGGATCTCGAAGACATGGCGCACGGCATTGGTGACCAGTTGGGCCTCCGGCGCCGTGCTCACGCTCTGGCCGGTCAACTCGTCGGCTATCCAGACCTGCCCGCCCGACCGTTGGTCAAGATGCGGCACCTTCACCTCGATGCCGTCCTGCCGCAAAAGCTCGGCAACCGCATGCACAATTTTTGGTAATCGCGCTTTCTTGCGCTTCGGCGGGGGCGGCTTCGAGCCTGGCCCGCTCAAGGGCCTGTTCGCTGCTCAGCGTTATCGTGCTGGCGCGGTCGTCTTCGGCCGAGATTGCTAAGGCGCTGAGCAGAATGCGCTTTTCGACGGCGAGTCTGATCGAGGCCTCCATGACCGATGCCGCCAGCGTGGGGTTGTCCTTCAGATCCGCCAGGCTGCCATCGACGTCGAACCGGCCCTGGTGGAGCTTTGCCGCCTGCGCCTTGACATATGGCGCCGACTTGAAGCCCGGCCTCTGCTCCAAGAGCCGCTGCAATTCGGTGGTTTTTTGCATGAACACCCGCGCACCGGTATCGGACTTGTAGGCGTCAGTGCCGACCTTGATGCCGACGCTCAACAGATTGATGGCGCTTTCATGCAGCTTGACTTCCGACTGCTCATGAGCCGGCTCGCTATTGAGCTGCAGGTTCCAGTCCTGGAGCTCGGCCACTAACAACGCGGCCAGTTCGCAGGCCACCGGATGCCTGGCGGCCTTGCTGTCTTCCCTCGCCCTGGCGATGAGCTCATGGAGGGCCTGGCCATCCGGCCGATCTTCCTGCAACAGTGCGCGGATGTCGGCCTTGAGCTCATTATGAATGCCCTCGTAGGTGCCGAAGATGGCACGCTCGGCAAACCAGCGTTGCGCCTCCAGCGGCTGCGCCAGCACGTTGCGCTGCAGGCAGCTGTAGGTCTCCAGCACCAGCCCGGTGGCCGACAGGATCTGCTTGGACCGGGTGAACTGGTAGCCGCTTTTCTCAATGGCCGGCGTGTGCGACTTCGGCGGCTTCATCGAGGCGATGCCGCGCGCCTGCAGCTGCGCGTCGAACTGGCGCACATGCTCGTAAAGGCGAGGCTGGTCGCCAATGATGACGACGGTGTCGCCATCAAAATCGCCGTCGAGCATTTTTTGTTCGACGCTTGGAACCGCAACCAAAGAGCCGGGCGCGAACACCTCCGTCGCCTGCAGGATGCCGACGCACTCGAGCGCGGTGTCGGCCTTGACCCGGTCCTTTTCCTCCAGCCAGTACGAATGGCACTTTACGTCCTCGGCAGACATCACGACCCCGCGCTCGGCGAAGTCCGCCGGCCACATTTCGTCGGGCACAACGATCAAGATGCCTTTGGCAAAGAAGGTCGGATCGTCGGCGGCAAGCCCAGCCCCCGACCTGTGCGCGAAGTTGAAGCTATATTGGAAGGCCACGCACCGATCCAGGAACGCCGCGGTCCGGTCGCCATCGCGCGCCGACCTGACCCGGTCGGCGGCGAACGGGCGCAGGTTGGGCTTGTCATAGGGGGAGCGTCCGACAAGCACGCCAGCGTCACGGGTCAAGGTCTTGCTCTTGCCCGTCGGCACATGCAGGCATTCGTCGCTGGACGGCACGGCGATAGCGCTCGAACCCTCGATATGCCCGCCCGTGACCGTCCGGAACAGCTCCTCGGCGGTGAGGCTTTGATGGGTTTCGAGCCAAGCCTGAGCCTTCTCGCGGGTCTCCTGTGCTACCTCGACGCTACGCGGATAATGTTGCAGCGCCGAGGGCGGTACCGCCGATTGCCTTTTATCGGCATAGGCAGGCATCCGCTCGGGAGCGTCGTGGCGAGCCCGGGCAATGGACGGCATGCGCTCGGCCAGTGAGGCCCTAATGAAGCCGCAGCCGTCATGCGGCCGCAAGGCGATCTCGCCGTCTCGCCCCTCGAACCGGAAGGGATGCACTGCGCCTGCGGGATGGTCGGGCAGAAGGGACAGCTTGAAGCACCCTTCCAGCGCATAATCATGGGGGCCAATGTCGGGGATGCCCGGCGGCGCGGCAAATCCGCGGCGCTGGGTATAGTAATAGGCTTCCTTGAACGGCGCCCAGGCCCGCGACAGCTGCTCAAAGGCCGTACCCGGAGCCGTCTCGGCATAGGGGA
Coding sequences:
- the recQ gene encoding DNA helicase RecQ; protein product: MHRSAASVPADARDAKHRVLKDVFGYDDFRPGQAAVMEALLNGRHVLAVMPTGAGKSLCYQVPALVLGGLTIVVSPLVALMQDQVAALRLAGVAADTINSSLDREANVAAWRRVASGQTRLLYLAPERLMTERMLDALARLDVRLIAIDEAHCISQWGPAFRREYEDLSRLGGIFPDVPVIALTATADEGTRADIEARLFSGRVETLVLGFDRPNIKLAIEAKQDSKRQLLRFIERHPGRSGIVYCLSRRKTEEVAAFLEKNGVTALAYHAGMSKDAREANQNAFMTLSGVVMVATIAFGMGIDKPDVAYVVHTDLPSSLEAYYQEIGRAGRDGRPAEAHMLFGLGDIRTRRMFIEDEDASPEHKRRSHGRLDTLIGYCETAQCRRQVLLGYFGEQAEPCGNCDNCLEQVPRADGSAEARLILAAVAQSGERFGAAHVIDILLGHETEKVLARSHHRLGSFGSGTAHKRPAWLSLIRQLVAGGFLVPDPAGHGGLAISENGHALGRGEVSFEYRVETRHRAMRGKARSGEGGGAEADGVDAALLATLKALRLRLAKERQVPAYVVFSDRTLIDMAERRPNDLDAFAEVNGVGEAKLREFGEIFLEAIAGHRAV
- a CDS encoding cupin domain-containing protein, which gives rise to MTVTKIFSHAGEAAWTPTPDGNRRRVLLHTDELMMVEFGFDKGGVGALHSHPHVQASYVAEGRFEVTVDGRTEVLEAGGSFIVPSNMPHGVRALEAGRLVDSFTPHRADFLG
- a CDS encoding shikimate kinase; translation: MRQDGIEVKVPHLDQRSGGQVWIADELTGQSVSTAPEAQLVTNAVRHVFEIPDEAFTRAFRKAALAFEERDCSEVETTNWVIRMDRPRLRGVHTAFRTAQNYRFEVEFPTPASYRAELAHRAQSSQLVPIPRGAWEILHWDSSGESRSRAAGTSRSPIVARQQIAVARSPQAGEILAALGTRPVVLVGMPASGKSTIGAQLAKELGVEFVDIDKHIVADHGNLMEMFADPGRGEAHFRDLETKELAKQLERGPIVIATGGGCFGKESNQALILNKARSIWLDTRAERAPQAPREGHQPAAAARRRHRAEG
- a CDS encoding shikimate kinase, with the translated sequence MRRGRSGSTPELKELRRRLERDTSRPLLQGADIEQKVDQLYEERSPFYQKADIRLPLVPPFQKDKKDARICVKELYAFLCSDREAALPAAEISHVSGASGTAISMSPTAQRMHDDHHNGYDCGGGVVETIQAPAALLSERERPPLLDTLTADPQPLLAGNNARANLASSTRSRERSSRGR
- a CDS encoding glycosyltransferase family 9 protein, coding for MDSTAPLLIFYARNDALGDGLLRLPALRAARTAFPQSHIVYGTMGNSSLTGVLRKHVASLIDDFRAVTPLSAVLAEFKPRGGQTTLVDFRTGVPGLLVTGLQLIGRGVRYEPNFAGYMLSWRAGVRWTLRPEHNAWRYHRLVERLAGRHLPFDHRLDVPKAARAMARQLRGADQRPLILLGGNAKGNKFMSDAQVAAVAGNLIDAGCRVLYLVTPGSGPSPQTLAAKEPRLQLVGPELGLDAEAFSDLLLALGEMAAAYVGMEGGLGHLFATVMTPAVIINNGANMERWRPLSNTVEVVTAPRRGRSAKVSDTPAEAIIEATHRLLAASRRDHALPR
- the hutH gene encoding histidine ammonia-lyase, which produces MTIIIDNAANWRDIARVGDGEKLALAPAAWDRIAHANRIVASLVEKGIRAYGVNTGVGALSSQVVAPALQEKLSRNIILSHACGVGELAPERGIRAIIAVQVANFAHGHSGVRPEIVRNLLTFLERDCIPEVPSRGSAGYLTHNAHIALVLIGEGMARVAGRRMNGREALAEIGLEPLVLGAKEGLSLVNGTACATGLTSIAVARAERLLGWADAAAALTLEAAGGQMAAFDEDVLAMRPSPGIQSVGASLRRLLDGSGLIAAAHGSRTQDALSLRAVPHVHGAAREVLERSAQLVDRELASVTDNPIVSGSLDDPRVFSQAHPVAAALGQTADSLTIALAQVAAMSERRIDRLVNPLVNNLPAFLAAEGGCNSGFMIAQYTATSLSNVNRRLAAPAATDGGVTSGLQEDFLAHPTVAANKLLAVIDNAEYILAIELMAAAQAHDFLSDRAARAPGTDAIYRAIRQRVGHYSDDRPLSWDMERLRDFIREADVRQ